A single genomic interval of Barnesiella intestinihominis YIT 11860 harbors:
- a CDS encoding tetratricopeptide repeat protein, with protein sequence MEKRYMPDSAVIFYHKALKRLDESNDNELKSKIYNQLGDLLLEHNIYETARSAYQQALYVSKELEDKSNLSHAYRGIGKYHFLYKDRDSALYYFEKPLGFFPEIKNREERSSVYNNLTSAYKLKNDIKSALECNAKALSLTNDEVKRLRNYAVRGQLFAMQMQYDSALFYLEQASHSEEKSVKASAYFKLADLPEKSGITDSMKYRYLQEAYRLSDSIENMAVSHQIDRQEQIRITSDLKEQSHIRLIVSITVSIIVVLLLSIVVFFIYRKHLKLRNERIFAHKWERQEARAQENENRELQIIDIIRKAGETCSKHFKESNIYTDLYKKINSDKESLSYNEQKSFQTAILKEFDTYLQQVSSIVPLTDNDAFLCALLQLGFSTKECAACRGISSETIRSQRTRIRKKIPQNFLSQGLGIVILGEENLSKR encoded by the coding sequence AAAGAGTAAAATATACAATCAACTCGGGGACCTTCTTCTGGAACACAACATTTACGAAACCGCTCGAAGCGCCTACCAACAAGCTCTATATGTTTCGAAAGAATTGGAGGACAAGAGCAATCTTTCCCACGCCTATCGGGGCATAGGGAAATACCATTTTCTCTATAAAGACCGTGACAGCGCCCTTTACTATTTCGAAAAACCGCTCGGATTTTTCCCTGAAATAAAAAATCGGGAAGAACGTTCCTCGGTCTATAATAATCTGACAAGCGCCTATAAATTGAAAAACGATATAAAATCGGCATTGGAATGTAATGCGAAAGCGTTGTCGTTGACCAACGACGAAGTAAAACGATTGCGCAACTATGCCGTACGGGGACAATTATTCGCCATGCAAATGCAATACGATTCGGCTTTGTTTTATCTCGAACAAGCCAGCCACAGCGAAGAAAAATCGGTAAAGGCCTCGGCCTATTTCAAGCTGGCCGATCTACCCGAAAAGTCGGGTATAACAGACTCCATGAAATATCGTTATTTACAGGAGGCTTATCGCCTGTCCGATTCGATCGAAAACATGGCCGTTTCTCACCAGATAGATCGACAAGAGCAAATACGGATAACTTCCGACCTGAAAGAGCAAAGTCATATACGGCTCATTGTATCGATAACCGTTAGCATAATCGTCGTTCTGCTGTTATCGATCGTGGTATTCTTCATTTATCGGAAACATCTGAAACTCCGCAACGAACGAATCTTCGCCCACAAATGGGAAAGACAAGAAGCCCGCGCCCAAGAAAACGAAAACCGGGAATTACAAATTATAGATATTATCAGAAAAGCAGGAGAAACATGTAGCAAACATTTCAAAGAAAGCAATATCTATACCGATTTATACAAAAAGATAAACTCCGATAAAGAATCGTTGAGTTATAACGAGCAGAAATCGTTTCAGACGGCTATATTGAAAGAGTTCGATACCTATTTGCAACAAGTTTCGAGCATAGTACCGCTAACCGACAACGACGCTTTTCTATGTGCATTGTTGCAACTCGGTTTTTCGACGAAAGAGTGTGCAGCTTGTCGGGGTATCAGCAGCGAAACCATACGTTCCCAACGGACACGCATCCGAAAAAAAATTCCTCAAAACTTTCTCTCTCAGGGATTGGGTATCGTCATTTTAGGAGAAGAAAATCTTTCAAAACGTTAA